A single Lolium perenne isolate Kyuss_39 chromosome 6, Kyuss_2.0, whole genome shotgun sequence DNA region contains:
- the LOC127306220 gene encoding mitochondrial metalloendopeptidase OMA1, with translation MNYLKNSRSSLSRLLRYNLAGRPPPPPLPAGPTARHYYASPRLPGLLRPSSRGLLRHDPTAACRPPPSPPPRHYFTSSRRPQVIHFSRRRGGSGGGGARWYHDRRKLTAVVLISGGAAVVVYFGNLETVPYTNRTHFILVSPRLERQLGESQFADLKKELAAKILPPLHPDSVRVRLIASEIVRALHRGLADRRADDFSDASYGDISSDLAIRNRDMDAEDVMQRASPDKDAGAAAAAQRNDELLDDRWVAESRRRGKARGAQPQTKHLNELNWEVIVVRDNMVNAMCLPGGKIVVFTGLLDHFKTDAEIATVLSHEIGHAIARHVPEMITKGMWFTILQIVILQFIYMPDLINAMSNLLLRLPFSRRMEIEADHIGLMLQASAGFDPRVAPTVYEKLGKIAGNQSVLKNYLSTHPSSQKRAELLSRAQVMEEAMQLYREARAGHGTEGFL, from the exons ATGAACTACCTCAAGAACTCGCGCTCCTCCCTCTCCCGCCTCCTCCGCTACAATCTCGCCggccgaccgccgccgccgccgctcccggCGGGGCCGACCGCGCGGCACTACTACGCCTCCCCGCGGCTCCCGGGGCTCCTCCGCCCGTCCAGCCGAGGCCTCCTCCGCCACGACCCCACCGCCGCATGCCGTCCACCGCCGTCTCCCCCTCCCCGGCACTACTTCACCTCCTCGCGCCGCCCGCAGGTCATCCACTTCAGCCGCCgccgcggcggcagcggcggcggcggggcgcggTGGTACCACGACCGGCGCAAGCTCACCGCGGTGGTCCTCATCTCCGGCGGCGCGGCGGTCGTCGTCTACTTCGGGAACCTCGAGACGGTGCCCTACACGAACCGCACCCACTTCATCCTCGTCTCGCCCCGGCTCGAGCGGCAGCTGGGCGAGTCGCAGTTCGCGGATCTCAAGAAGGAGCTGGCCGCCAAGATCCTGCCCCCGCTGCACCCGGACAGCGTCCGCGTGCGCCTCATCGCCTCCGAGATCGTGCGCGCGCTCCACCGCGGCCTCGCCGACCGCCGCGCCGACGACTTCAGCGACGCCTCCTACGGCGACATCTCCTCCGACCTCGCCATCAGGAACCGCGACATGGATGCCGAGGACGTGATGCAGCGCGCCTCGCCCGACAAGGACGCGGGCGCGGCCGCCGCCGCGCAGCGGAACGACGAGCTGCTCGATGACCGGTGGGTCGCCGAGAGCCGGCGGCGGGGGAAGGCGCGGGGGGCGCAGCCGCAGACCAAGCATCTCAACGAGCTCAACTGGGAGGTGATCGTTGTCAGGGATAACATGGTCAACGCAATGTGCTTGCCCGGCGGTAAAATTGTTGTCTTCACTGGATTGCTCGACCATTTCAAGACTGATGCTGAGATCGCAACTGTGCTCTCCCATGAG ATTGGGCACGCTATCGCGAGGCACGTGCCAGAGATGATCACCAAGGGCATGTGGTTTACTATCTTGCAGATTGTCATCCTACAGTTTATTTACATGCCAGACTTGATCAATGCAATGTCAAATTTGCTTCTCAGGCTGCCCTTCTCGCGAAG GATGGAGATAGAGGCAGATCACATTGGACTCATGCTACAAGCTTCTGCTGGTTTCGACCCACGCGTAGCTCCTACAGTCTACGAGAAGCTAGGAAAGATCGCGGGAAATCAATCAGTGCTGAAAAACTACCTCTCCACTCATCCTTCTAGCCAGAAACGGGCCGAGCTGTTGTCACGAGCCCAGGTAATGGAGGAGGCGATGCAGTTATACAGAGAAGCTCGTGCTGGCCATGGCACCGAAGGTTTCCTCTAA
- the LOC127306219 gene encoding glutamine synthetase cytosolic isozyme 1-1, giving the protein MALLTDLLNLDLSGSTEKIIAEYIWIGGSGMDLRSKARTLPGPVSDPSKLPKWNYDGSSTGQAPGEDSEVILYPQAIFKDPFRRGNNILVMCDCYTPAGEPIPTNKRNAAAKVFSNPAVAAEEPWYGIEQEYTLLQKDINWPLGWPVGGFPGPQGPYYCSIGAEKSFGRDIVDSHYKACLYAGINISGINGEVMPGQWEFQVGPSVGISAGDQVWVARYILERITEIAGVIVTFDPKPIPGDWNGAGAHTNYSTDSMRKDGGFEVIVAAVEKLKLRHKEHIAAYGEGNERRLTGKHETADIHTFSWGVANRGASIRVGRETEQNGKGYFEDRRPASNMDPYVVTAMIADTTLLWKP; this is encoded by the exons ATGGCGCTCCTCACCGATCTCCTCAACCTCGACCTCTCCGGCTCCACGGAGAAGATCATCGCCGAGTACATATG GATCGGCGGATCTGGCATGGATCTCAGGAGCAAGGCCAGG ACTCTCCCCGGCCCGGTCTCCGATCCCAGCAAGCTGCCCAAGTGGAACTACGACGGCTCCAGCACCGGCCAGGCCCCCGGCGAGGACAGCGAGGTCATCCTGTA CCCACAGGCTATCTTCAAGGACCCATTCAGGAGGGGAAACAACATCCTT GTCATGTGCGATTGCTACACCCCAGCTGGCGAGCCCATCCCCACCAACAAGAGGAACGCCGCTGCTAAGGTCTTCAGCAACCCTGCTGTTGCTGCCGAGGAGCCATG GTACGGTATTGAGCAGGAGTACACCCTCCTGCAGAAGGATATCAACTGGCCTCTTGGCTGGCCCGTTGGTGGGTTCCCCGGTCCTCAG GGTCCTTACTACTGCAGTATTGGTGCGGAGAAGTCCTTTGGGCGTGACATCGTTGACTCCCACTACAAGGCCTGCCTCTATGCAGGCATCAACATCAGTGGCATCAACGGCGAGGTCATGCCTGGGCAG TGGGAGTTCCAAGTTGGCCCAAGCGTTGGCATTTCTGCTGGTGACCAAGTGTGGGTTGCTCGCTACATTCTTGag AGGATCACTGAGATCGCTGGAGTCATCGTCACATTCGACCCCAAGCCCATCCCAGGTGACTGGAACGGTGCTGGTGCCCACACAAACTACAG CACTGATTCGATGAGGAAGGATGGTGGGTTCGAGGTCATCGTGGCCGCCGTCGAGAAGCTCAAGCTGAGGCACAAAGAGCACATCGCCGCCTACGGCGAGGGCAACGAGCGCCGTCTCACCGGCAAGCACGAGACTGCTGACATCCACACCTTCAGCTGG GGTGTTGCCAACCGTGGCGCGTCGATCCGTGTTGGCCGCGAGACGGAGCAGAACGGCAAGGGCTACTTCGAGGACCGTCGGCCGGCGTCCAACATGGACCCCTACGTCGTGACCGCCATGATCGCCGACACCACCCTCCTGTGGAAGCCCTGA